In Phycisphaerae bacterium RAS1, the DNA window GATGACCGGCTTCGAGCACGACCTCTACGAGCGCGATCTGCCGGCGGTCAAGCTCAACGCCCGCTGGTGGGAGCTGGTGCAGCAGCACCAGGGCATCGACCCGCCCGCCCCGCGCGGCGAGGAATTCTGCGACGCCGCCAGCAAGACGCACATCAACGACGACCCGGCGGGCTACTACGACTACGCCATCGGCACGCTGATCGTGTACCAGCTTCACGACTACATCGCGCGGAAAATCCTGAAGCAGGACCCGCGGGCGTGCAATTACTACGGGCGAAAGGACGTGGGCGAGTATCTGAGCTCGCTATTGAAGCTCGGCGCGTCGCGCGACTGGCGCGAGGTGCTGCGCGATTTCACGGGCGAAGACCTGAGCGCCCGGGCGATGATGGATTACTACGCGCCGCTGATGGAGTTTCTGAAGAAGGAGAACGCGGGGAAAGACGCGGCGTTCGCGTAGTCGCGGGTGGGACGGGCGTCGCGCCCGTCGCGCAGCGCTTGTGAGAAAGTGGATGTGAATTCGCCGGAACTACCGCCAGGCGCGAACATCGAGCCGCCCGCGCCGCCCCATCGGCCAGTCGACGCGGCTTGGTTCCTTGCAGCGGGCCTGCTCGGCACATTTGTGCTCAGCAGCGTCGATGCGAGTTCACTGCGCGGCCCGCCGACGCCGGGCTTGTTCACAATGTTGGCGATTCTAGTCTTGCCGTTGGGCGCGCATATCGCCGCCGGAGCATGGCGACAGCCGGCGGCATTCACAATCTACGGTGCTATCGGGGGCGCGTTCTTTACACCCTATTCAGTTCCGAGTTCGTGGGCTGGCCCCCAATCTGCATGGGCGTTCGCATTCGACGCGGCAGTTCGAATATCAGTGCCGGTGCTTGCCGGTGCGCTGCTCTGCCGATGGGTCGCGAATCAGCGCATCGAAAAGGACGACGCAAATCGTTGGACCGAACGCAGCCGTTGCCGTGCTTGTGGCTATCTGCTGCTCGGGCTGCCGGAGCGGCGCTGTCCGGAGTGCGGGACGCCGTTTTGACGATCGGGTGGCACGATCAAACCCTGTTCTCCTACGGCCCGACGGCGCCGAGTATCCGGATCACTTTCTGGCGCAACTCCGACTCGCCATCACGACGATGGACTTCGACGACCGAGCACGTTTGCTTCGCGGCATGGCTCAGCCCAGGCCCTCCATCCTCAGCTTTGGCATTTGAGATTCTCATTTTCATCGACCCGAGCGAGATGCCGAGCCTCTCTGCAATCTCCGAGAGAGGCAAACCCAGAGCGTGCGGACCGTGGCGAGAAAGATAGAACGCAACCAAGTCGTCAGATCGACTCCACCTGTGCTCTTCTGCAGATCGCATTTGACGCACTCCCTGAGCGGTGAATCAGGTACAGACGCGCCGCCTGTGTGCTGCTGCCCGGACGCAAGATGCGCTACGACGTCGCCGCCTCGCGCGGCGCTCCCCGATGCGCCTCATGCCGCGCGATCTCTTCCTTGAATTGGTTTATCAGCCGCATCAGAGACTCCATCGACGCCGCGCGGAGCTCCTCATCCCCGCCGCATTCGTTTCGGAGTTCCTGGTAGCTCTCTTCAAGCCGACGGAGCTTGACGCGCGTGTTCTCCACCTCGCGGTCGCTTTGAAGCCTCACGCGATCACCTCCACCATGCCCTTGGCCGTTCCGTGCCGATCCGACGCGAAAATCTGGTTGACCATCAGGTCGAACTCCCGCTGAAGCACGATCGCCATGCCAAGAAACGGCAGGCCGTCTTTCAACATCCGGAAAGCCTGCCGGTCCTCTCGCGCGCCGGGGCGAAACAGAAGCACGCAATCCACGTCATTCGGCTCCATTATATCCGTGACGAAGCTGCCGTTCAGGACGACCCGCTCCGCCCCCGCCGCCATCCAGCGAATGGACTCCATCTGCACGCGCCGAATCTCGGACGCATGGCCGAAACGGGCGTCGATTTCTTCCAGAGTCGCCGGGTGAACGCCTGGCGGCAGGCAGCCGAAGTCGTTGAAGGGCGGGATCATGCAAGTCCCATTATCCCGGCGAAGGTGTTCCCGGCAATCGGCGCGTGGCACGGACTCCTACGGGGGTGCCACGCCGGCGCCACGGACAAGCGGAATACCGCTTGTCCGTGCCACCCAGCCACCCGGCAGCGCGGTTACCTCTTTAGGCCTTTCTCGAACGCAGCCTCCAGCCGCGCCAGGCGGTCCTCCAGTTCCGCAATGCGGCGGGCCTGGGACACGCTGTTCTGCTCGAGTTCGACGATGCGAGCGTCCTTGGCTTGCACCTGGTGATTGAGCTCCTGCACCGCCGCCGCGGTGTAGACGGTGAGCGGCCAGGCGTCGACTTGCAGGATTTCGTCGCCGCCGGCGAGATGCTCGCCGCTGCCCTTCACGTAGTCTGGAAACACCTGCTGGAATTCCTGGGCGATGACGTTGTAGTAGCGGCGCTGCGGAATCTCGGGATGGGCCGCGCGGTACTCATCCGTGAATTCGAAGCTCGCCAGCCGGATGCGGTCAAGCACGTCAAGGGCTGAGCCGATCGTCTGCACATCGCGCTTGATGCGCAGATCGGAATTCACCAGCCAGAGTCCGCCCACGCTGTTCGATGCGGTTCCCCCGACCTCCAGGGCATTGATGAGCGGCGTGCGGTTCACGCCAACCAGGCCGTTGACCAGGTGCAGCCGCGTGGCGGCAAACTGCCGAAACACGATGTCGTCGTCCGCATCGTTGTCGTTCTGGATGATGAGCTGCGTGTTCTCGCCGGCCTCGACGAAGTGGAACATGCCGGCCTGATCGCCGCTGCCGCCGCCGGGGTTGGGCGTAAATGCGACGCCGCGCGTGCTGCCCGCCGCTCCCAAGGACGGAACAACCGCGCCGTTGGTGACTGCAACATTGCCGCCGTCAGCCGCGACGCCGCCGGCGCTCACCGTGATGCCGCCGCCGTTGACATGCAGCCGCGACGCCGGCGTGCTCGTTCCGATTCCGACATTCCCGTTGGTGCCGATCGTCATGCGGGTCGAATTGGCGGTAAAGAACCCGAGCGAATGCGAGCTGACCGTCCCGACGAACTGCCCGCCTGGAGATTGGACGCTGATTCCTCCCTGCACGACGTCAGCGAGATTCAACTCATTCCGCAACTCCAGCGCCAGATTCGATGTGTTGTTCCTGACCGTCAACGGCGCGCCGGGCGCCGCCGTGCCGATTCCGACGTTGCCGGCTGTGGTTATGACCATCCGCGTCGTGCCGCCGGTGGTCAACCCGAGATCGTGGCTTGTTCCGGTGCCAATCAGCCCGGTCGTACCGGTTGCCGTCGTGTCGACGTTCACGGTCCCATTCGTCACGCGGGCGGTTGTCGGGTTGCCGCTCTGTACGACAAATTTGACCGCCGGCGTCGTCGTGCCAATGCCGACGTTGCCGCTATTCAATACATCGAACAACTCGACGCCGGCCTGGTTCGTGATGCCAAAGCGCCCGCCCGCCGCACCCTGGTGACGGATCAGGAAGACGCTGTCCGCGCCGCCGTTGACGTCGATGTCGCCGTTGAACCGGAAGAAGCCGTTGGCGGCGATCACTTCGAATAGCGCGGCGGGCAAGAGGGTGCCGATCCCGACATTCCCCGCCGAGTCGATGGCCATTCGGCTGACGTTGCCGCCGGTGCGAAAGTCGAAGCCCCTTGGCACGCCAAGGGTGTTGTATCGAATCGAGCCGTCGTCAGCCAGCAAGGTCGGGCCGGCGGCGCCGAATACAAGGCCCTTCTCGTTCGCGTCCGGGGACAGGATATGAATCAACGCGTTCGCGTCGTCTTCGATCACCAGCGGCGCGCTGGCGTCGGCCGTCACCGTCCCGGCCGAACCGGCGAAGACGTGAAGCAGGCGCTCCGGCGTCGTCGTGCCGATGCCGACGTTGCCGGTCGTAAACACCGCGTTGTTGCCGCTCAGAGTGAACGGCGAAGCGCCCTGTGCGCCTTGCGCCCCCTGGGGACCCTGTGGCCCTTCCGGCCCCGCCGCACCTTGCGCGCCCGGATCGCCTTCCGGTCCCGCCGCGCCCACCGGGCCCTGCGCACCCGGATCGCCCGCTGCTCCCGCCGCCCCGGCTGCCCCCGCCGCACCGGTTTCGCCCGCCGCTCCGGCGTCGCCCTCAGGCCCCTGCGGCCCAGCCGCGCCGGCCGCTCCCGCCGGTCCGCGCTCGCCCTGCGGTCCGGCCGGACCGGGCTGGATGCGCCCGGAGAGCTGATCATCGACGATCTGCATGATCTGCGCCGTCAGCTCGGTGCTGTCCGTGGTTTGCGTCGCGCCGGTGGTCTGTCCGCTGTCCGGGCATCCGCCGGACGAAAGCACCAGCACGAGTCCCAGCGAGGCGGACAATCCCCACGTCGCCTTGCCAATACCGGCGCGCGAACCTGCGGCGCGCGCCCGCCGAACGAGAATCACAGTCTTTTGAAACAGCATGACCAGCCGCTCCTGACCAGACTTGGAAATGTCTACCGCTGCGCCCCGCATCTGGCGATCAGGGCGTTTTGACGCGAATTTCCGGTAGCAACCGGGCACGGTCGCTCGGCACCGCCTTCGTCAACTGACGCAGATTCGTGCCAAATGCCGTGAGACCGAAGCGTCAGTTCGAGAGGGGGTCACAATCGGCCCGACGATGCCACTATGACCGGATCCTACCTACGTGCGGACGCGGACGTCAACCTGAGATTGATACCATCACGCCAAGTCGCGCGAGCGGGGTGCATCCGGTTTCAAGCGCCGTCCCGTCCGAACCCGCCGCGCCAAGCGGCGGGGTAATGCGGTTCCGTCCGAACCCGCCGCGCCAAGCGGCGGGGTAATGCGGTTCCGTCCGAACCCGCCGCGCCAAGCGGCGGGGTAATGCGGTTCCGTCCGAACCCGCCGCGCCAAGCGGCGGGGTGACGCCCGCTGCCTGAGTGCGCCAATCGCTCACGCTTCTCACCCCGCCGCTTGGCGCGGCGGGTTCCGAAAGACCACCTACGCCCTCGGCCCTCTCGGCCCTGAAACTCCTTTCGCTCCCCGCCAACCCCGGGGTATACTCGTGCCACGTCGCCGGCCGCCGTCGTGCTCGCGGCCCGCGGACGCGATATCGGCCGAAGCGCTGGGAATGCGTCTCGGGCTGAGAAATCGTCATTAGCGCCAATTGGGACGCCACATGAAGGGACTCGGTACGTCCTCACATCGATCGCCCTGCGCGCTCGCCGCGCACGCGGTTTTCTGCTCGTTGTTCGCAGCAATGCTCACGGCGTGCGGCGACGTCACGCTCGACGAACTGCTGTCGAATTCGGCGTCAGACGGCGGCGCCGCGTCACTCCCCGCCGGCAACGTCATCAGCCCGCCATACAAACCCGGCGTCCCCGACGACAACTCACCCGGCTTGCCCGGAACCGAGATTGGCGACTGGACCTTCGGCGGACTGGGCACATGGCCGCCGGGCATTCGTTTCGCAGCGCCCCTGGCGATGGCGGAAGACGGGCGCGTGCTGGTCGGCCTGGGAAGGCCGACCGACGGCGGCGCGGCGCACGCCGTTCGCTGGGGGCTCGGCAGCGCCAGCGCCGTGCTCGCGCCGCTTTCGGGATCGCCCGCGTTCGCCGTCGCGTACGGCCTCTCCAGCGGCGGAGACATCGCCGTCGGCCAGAGCCGCTCGACACGCGGATTGGAAGCGGTCCGCTGGGCCGCCGGAGCCGCAACCGGATTGGGCGACCTGTCGGGCGGCGGATTTGCGAGCTGCGCAACGGCGGTTTCGGCTGATGGCTCGATCGTCGCCGGCTGGAGCGAATCCGCCAACGGAATCGAAGCTTTCGTCTGGAGCGCCGGCAGCGGCATGGTCGGTCTGGGTGATCTTCCCGGCGGCGAGTTCCTCAGCCGCGCGGTAGCCATGTCCGTGGACGGAGAGACGGTTGTCGGCGTGGCGACGTCGGAGAGCGGCGAGCGCGCCTTTCGCTGGACCGCGACCGAGGGAATGATCGACCTCGGGACGCTTCCGGGCGGGCTGTTCAGCCGCGCGACCGCCTTGTCGCCGGACGGGCGCTTCATCGTGGGCCTCAGCGAATCGCAGCGCGGCGAGCAGGCGGTGCTCTGGACCGTCGATGGCGGCACGCAGCCGCTGGGCGACCTGCCCGCGGGAGAGTTCTACAGCGTCGCTCTGGGCGTCTCCGCGGACGGCGCGACGGTGGTCGGCGCCGGCAGCGACACGAACGGGTTGACGGCGTTCATCTGGCGGGCCGACTACGGCATTCAGAGTCTGTCCTCGTTTCTTGGCGGCAGCGGGGTGGACCTGGGGCGCTGGCGTTTGCGCGAAGCGCTGGCGATTTCACCTGACGCGACCGTGATCGCCGGTGTCGGCGAGAACGAGGGCACGGAAGAGGGTTGGCTGGCGTACATTCCGCAATAGAGAGCGTGCATGCGCAGGGAGCCGTTCATGACCTGGCTTGCCAAGATGAGCCTGAGTATCTCGATCCTGATGCTGGTCGTCCGCGGCGCGGCGGCGCCGGTCACGTGGCAGTGCGGCACGCTCAGCCTGACCGTCGGCGACGACGGAAAAGTGACCTCGATCATCGACCGCGTCGCCGGGCGCGAGCGCGTCAAGACCAGCATCCCGGCGTACCAAAGGCATTTCTGTCTCGTCGTCAGCGGCGGCGTGCTGCAAACACCGACATCCTACAGCTTCAGCAACGGGCAGCTTGTTTACACGTTCGGGAGTCTGTCGCCGGCGCCGGTCGTGACGCTGAGCATCGTGCCGGCGACAAATTACCTCACCGTGCGCGTACTGGCCGTCGCCAACCCGCAGCTTATTGACGAGCTGCGCTTCGTGAACCTCGAGACGCGCGGCTCGATCGATGAGGTGGTCGATCGCTTCGTGCGCTACAACGACGACGGCGAGGACCGCTATCTGAGCGCGCATCCGCTCGATCCGTGGACGCAGGTCGCCGTCGGTCCGGCCGGCGCCGGCGGGTATCTCTGGGGCCAGGCGATTCCGAACCTGCCCTATTCGCCTCCGGTCACGATGGTCGGACGCAAGGTGGGGCTGATGGCCTGTCCCACGAGCGAGCCTGATCTGTTCACGCTGATCAACCGCATGGAGCTGGATCACAACGTGCCGATCGGCGTCGCAGCCCGCGACCACCCGGCGCTGCGCCGCTCGTGCTTCCTGTGGGACCAGTTCGAGTACTCGGAGCGGCAGCTCGCAATTCAATACACGCTGCGCGCCGGCGTCGGGCGCGTGCTATTGGCCGAGCGCATGTGGCAGGACGCCCGCCGCCCCGACCAGCCCGCCCCGGTCTGGGCCAGCAGCGCCGAGCTGCGCGGCTGGGTGAATCAGTGCAAGAGCAACGGCATCGCGGTCGGGGCGCATGTTCTCCCGTCGCAATGCGTGAAGAATTCGCGCACGTACGTGCTCGGCGGCGCGCACACCGGGCTGCGGCGCGACCTCTCGACCACGCTCGCCGCGGCGTTGTCCGCAGACCAGACCGACGGGCTGATCCAGACCGTCACGGCCCCGATCGGCTGGCCGCTGGCCGGCGGAAATCGCGACGTGGTCATTGACTCTGAGATTATCCAGTACAGCGGCTTGAAGACCGGCTCCGCGCCTTTCGGCCTGCTGGGGCCGTTCATCCGGGCCAAGAACCAGTCCGGCCCGGGCGGACTGGGGCCGCGGGCGCACGCCGCCGCTGCGGCCGTTGGGCATCTGGTTGCAACCGACTCGGATGCAACCTACCAGTGGGGCTTGGCGGCCGGCGGAGTAGCGGAGAATTGCGCCGCGACGGCGCGGCTGGCCGATGCCGTCATCTTTGACTTCATCTACACGGACGCGATCGAACGCTCCGAGCCGCCGCTGCGCTATTCGATGGGCGCGGTTCAGCACGCGCTTTACCAGGCGCTGACGATCAAGCCGCGCTGGATGGAAAGCTCGCTCGAAACGGCCTCATTCTCGTGGTCGATGGTCGCGGTCGGCGGGCAGACCGATTACGAGTGGGGCGTCCCCTACCGCGGACAGGTGGACCAGAATGTCTCGCTCGTGAACGGGCGCTTTGATCCGTTCAGCCGCCCGCAGCTCGGCTGGGGGCTGGTCGGTTCCACCGCCAACGTGACCGATTTTGTCACGCCCGACGAATTCGAGTACCTGCTGGCGCGCAGCCTGGCGTGGAATTGCCCGTTGGTCCTCATCGCCCGCACCGACCGGTTCCTACGCTGGCCGCACCGCGACGCCAATCTCGATCTGATGAACCAGTACGAGCAGCGCCGCCTCGCCGGCTACTTCCCGCCCGACGTCGTCGAGCAGGCCCGCGCCCAGCGCGATTTCATGCTCTTCCGCGATCAGGCCGGCGGCTTTCACTTTGAGCCGGTGGCGCGGCTGCCGATCGCATCCGGCTCATCGGCCGTGCGCGGGTTCATGACGACGGCGGCCGTGTCGGGCCGGCGTTTCGTCACGCTCTGGTCCGTGCAGGAAACCCCGCTCAACTTGCGGCTCGACGGCGTTTCCGTGGACGATCTGCTCGCAAGCGACGTCCTTGGAGCGCCTGTTGTCTTGAGCACGACCCCAGACGGCGGGGTGCTCATCCCCGTGCAATCCCGCGTCTACATCGAGCTTGGCCCCGGGCCGGACCCCACGCGCCTGTTCGGATTGGCGACGGTCGAGCCGCGCTGACGATGCTAGTGACCCCCTGTCACCTGTCGCTTGACACCTGTCACGGTCACATGTGAGAGGTGACAGCGGTCAGGTCCCACGCGTGCCCGTTACTCCTCATCCTCCGGGCGGGCGATTTCGTATTTCTTCAGCCGATAGCGCAGGTTGTCGCGATTGATGCCCAGCGCCTTGGCCGTCTTGGTCTGGTTCCAGCCGTTTTCCTTGAGCGCCTTGACGATCATCGCCTTCTCGTACGCGTCCAGCGAGGACTCCACGCCGCCGGTCTGGGCCGGGCTGTGATCGCCGGAAATCTCGCGCGGAAGCTGCGGGGCGTGGATCGAGCCGGAATCGCACAGCAGAACGGCCCGCTCAATCACGTTGCGCATTTCACGGATGTTCCCCGGCCAGCGGTAGGCGCACATCATCTGCATCGCTTCGGACGAGAGGTCCGGCTTCATGCGCCCCAGTTCCTTCGACGTAAACGCCGCGAAGTGCTCGACCAAAAGCGGGATGTCGTCGCGCCGCTCCCGCAGCGGCGGCAGGTCGATCGGGAACACGTTCAGCCGATAAAACAGGTCCTCGCGAAATTCGCCCTCCTCCATCGCCTTCTTCAGGTCGCGGTTGGTGGCGGCGATGATGCGCACGTCGCAGGCGATGGTCTTGGTGCCGCCGACGCGGACGAACTCGCGCTCCTGCAGCACGCGCAGCAGCTTGATCTGCGTCGAGGCGCTGATGTCGCCGATCTCGTCCAGGAACAGCGTGCCCTTGTCGGCCAGCTCGAAGCGGCCCAGCTTGGTCGCGGTCGCGCCTGTGAACGCCCCGGCTTCGTGGCCGAACAGCTCGCTCTCCAGCAGCGTCTCCGGCAGCGCGGCGCAGTTGATCGCGATGAACGCCTTGTTGCGCCGCGGGCTGCGCACGTGGATCGAGCGCGCCGTCAGCTCCTTGCCCGTGCCGGTTTCGCCCAGGAGCAGGACCGTCGCGTTCGTGTTCGCCACGCGGTCCACCAGCGACATCACCGCGTTGAGCGCCGGGCTGCTGCCGACAATCTGGTCATCCTGCTTCAGGACTTCCTTCAGCCCGCGGTTCTCACGCTTCAACGCCTCGTGCATCTGCGCGTTGGAGACGCTGATCGCCGCCAGGTTGCCGAAGATCTGGAGCAGCTCCACGTCGCGGTCGTTGAACGGCTCGTCGCCCTGCTTGTTCAACACCTCGATCACGCCGAACACTTCCGAACGGAAGCGCATCGGCGCCGCCACCAGCCCGATGGTGCGGAAGCTCGACTTGTCGTCGATCCCCTTGAAGAAATCCTCGCAATGATGCACGTCCGGCACCAGCATCGACCGCCCGCTTGAGGCGACCCGCCCGGCGATGCCCAGGTTCGCGTCGAACTCCTCGCCTACCAGCACATCGCCCCGGTCGCCTACCGCCGCCTTGAAGATCAGCTTGTTGCGGGCCCGGTCAAGGAGAATGACGGAAGACGCTTCGGTCTGAAGCACCGCCGCCGCGCTGCGAACGATGGCCTGCAGAGTGGTCGGCAGATCGAGCGACGAATTCATCGCCGCCGAGGCCTCCAGCAGCGCGGCCAGGGCCTTCTCACTGATCGAACGGGCGGATAGCGAAACGACGCCTTCGGTCATGCTGATTGCCGATAATACCGCGCCGACGCCGCACCGCGTCCGACGGCCGCGCCAGACGACCGCAGGCCGCGCGCCTTTCCGAACCCGCCGCGCCAAGCGGCGGGGTGAACTTCATTGTTCAACAGCGACCGGGGCGCGCGAACGTCACCCCGCCGCTTGGCGCGGCGGGTTCGGAAAGCAACGATATCGCTTATTCTTGCACGTCCGAACCGCCGCCGCCAGTCCAACGTACCAAGGTGTGGATGTGGAAGCGAAGCGCGACGAGGAGCTGCTGGGCGAACATCTGCGTGGTACACGCGGCGCGTTCGACGCCCTCGTAACTCGTTACAGCGGCGAACTCTACGGCTTTCTCGCCCGCTTCGTCGGAAACTCCGCCGCCGCCGACGATCTCGTCCAGGAAGCATTCCTGCAGGTCTACGCCGCGGCCGGGTCGTTCGACGTGCAGCGATCGTTCAAGCCCTGGCTTTACACGATCGCCGCCAACAAGGCCCGTGATTACATGCGCTCCCGCGGCCGCCGCACGGAGCGCACGCTCGACGGGCCGGCCGGATCGGACGGCCCCAGCTTCAGCGATACGCTGGAGCACGACGCCCCGGAAACCGCCGACACGCTCGACGAGCAGGAGCGCGCGGCGCTGGTTCGAAAGCTGCTCAATACGATGCCGGAGCACCTGCGCTTGATTCTGACGCTCGGCTACTACCAGCAACTGCCCTACGCCGACATCGCCGACATCCTCGGCATCCCGGTCGGCACCGTGAAATCGCGGCTGCACGCCGCGGTGCAGCACTTCGGGCGGCTCTGGCGGCAGACGCAGGCGTCGGCCGGCGCAT includes these proteins:
- the vnfA gene encoding Nitrogen fixation protein VnfA, whose amino-acid sequence is MTEGVVSLSARSISEKALAALLEASAAMNSSLDLPTTLQAIVRSAAAVLQTEASSVILLDRARNKLIFKAAVGDRGDVLVGEEFDANLGIAGRVASSGRSMLVPDVHHCEDFFKGIDDKSSFRTIGLVAAPMRFRSEVFGVIEVLNKQGDEPFNDRDVELLQIFGNLAAISVSNAQMHEALKRENRGLKEVLKQDDQIVGSSPALNAVMSLVDRVANTNATVLLLGETGTGKELTARSIHVRSPRRNKAFIAINCAALPETLLESELFGHEAGAFTGATATKLGRFELADKGTLFLDEIGDISASTQIKLLRVLQEREFVRVGGTKTIACDVRIIAATNRDLKKAMEEGEFREDLFYRLNVFPIDLPPLRERRDDIPLLVEHFAAFTSKELGRMKPDLSSEAMQMMCAYRWPGNIREMRNVIERAVLLCDSGSIHAPQLPREISGDHSPAQTGGVESSLDAYEKAMIVKALKENGWNQTKTAKALGINRDNLRYRLKKYEIARPEDEE
- the sigW_8 gene encoding ECF RNA polymerase sigma factor SigW, translating into MEAKRDEELLGEHLRGTRGAFDALVTRYSGELYGFLARFVGNSAAADDLVQEAFLQVYAAAGSFDVQRSFKPWLYTIAANKARDYMRSRGRRTERTLDGPAGSDGPSFSDTLEHDAPETADTLDEQERAALVRKLLNTMPEHLRLILTLGYYQQLPYADIADILGIPVGTVKSRLHAAVQHFGRLWRQTQASAGASD
- a CDS encoding Collagen triple helix repeat (20 copies); this translates as MLFQKTVILVRRARAAGSRAGIGKATWGLSASLGLVLVLSSGGCPDSGQTTGATQTTDSTELTAQIMQIVDDQLSGRIQPGPAGPQGERGPAGAAGAAGPQGPEGDAGAAGETGAAGAAGAAGAAGDPGAQGPVGAAGPEGDPGAQGAAGPEGPQGPQGAQGAQGASPFTLSGNNAVFTTGNVGIGTTTPERLLHVFAGSAGTVTADASAPLVIEDDANALIHILSPDANEKGLVFGAAGPTLLADDGSIRYNTLGVPRGFDFRTGGNVSRMAIDSAGNVGIGTLLPAALFEVIAANGFFRFNGDIDVNGGADSVFLIRHQGAAGGRFGITNQAGVELFDVLNSGNVGIGTTTPAVKFVVQSGNPTTARVTNGTVNVDTTATGTTGLIGTGTSHDLGLTTGGTTRMVITTAGNVGIGTAAPGAPLTVRNNTSNLALELRNELNLADVVQGGISVQSPGGQFVGTVSSHSLGFFTANSTRMTIGTNGNVGIGTSTPASRLHVNGGGITVSAGGVAADGGNVAVTNGAVVPSLGAAGSTRGVAFTPNPGGGSGDQAGMFHFVEAGENTQLIIQNDNDADDDIVFRQFAATRLHLVNGLVGVNRTPLINALEVGGTASNSVGGLWLVNSDLRIKRDVQTIGSALDVLDRIRLASFEFTDEYRAAHPEIPQRRYYNVIAQEFQQVFPDYVKGSGEHLAGGDEILQVDAWPLTVYTAAAVQELNHQVQAKDARIVELEQNSVSQARRIAELEDRLARLEAAFEKGLKR